The following coding sequences are from one Lolium rigidum isolate FL_2022 chromosome 6, APGP_CSIRO_Lrig_0.1, whole genome shotgun sequence window:
- the LOC124666183 gene encoding translocon-associated protein subunit beta-like: MAPTRSLALLCALLLAASCTSSAASDAPFLVAHKKVALTRPKPGVERLAVSLDLYNQGSATAYDVTINDDSWPKEVFELVSGEVSKTLERLEPGSTASHVFVLETKAQGRFQGSPAVIKYRVPTKAVLQEAYSTPILPLDILAERPPVQKFEFAKKLVAKYGALVSVVSFVLAFIYLVASPSKSGGAKAGKKRR; the protein is encoded by the exons ATGGCGCCGACGCGCTCGCTCGCGCTCCTCtgcgccctcctcctcgccgcttcCTGCACCTCCTCCGCTGCGTCCGACGCGCCCTTCCTCGTCGCGCACAAGAAGGTGGCGCTCACCCGCCCCAAGCCAGGCGTCGAGCGCCTCGCCGTCTCACTAGACCTCTACAACCAGGGATCCGC AACTGCCTATGATGTTACCATTAATGATGACTCTTGGCCAAAGGAAGTGTTTGAACTTGTCTCTGGAGAGGTCTCAAAGACTTTGGAAAGGCttgagcc TGGTTCCACTGCTTCACACGTGTTTGTCTTGGAGACCAAAGCACAGGGCAGGTTCCAAGGTTCACCCGCCGTCATCAAGTACCGTGTTCCCACAAAGGCTGTACTTCAG GAGGCCTATTCAACTCCCATCCTCCCTCTGGACATTCTTGCCGAAAGACCTCCAGTGCAGAAGTTTGAGTTT GCTAAG AAACTCGTGGCGAAATACGGTGCGCTGGTGTCCGTTGTCTCCTTCGTGCTAGCTTTCATCTACCTTGTCGCGAGCCCGTCGAAGTCCGGTGGGGCGAAGGCAGGCAAGAAGAGACGTTGA